The sequence ACCATCAATACCCGTGAACTGCTCAGCAACGTGAAAAGGCTGCGATAGAAACTGCTCGATTCTTTGAGCTCTTCCGACAGTTATTTTGTCATCCTCTGAGAGTTCTTCCATTCCAAGAATCGCAATAATATCTTGAAGGTCTTTATACTTCTGTAGGACTTCTTGAACACCACGAGCAGTATCGTAATGCTCTTGCCCAATAATTAGTGGATCTAAAATCCTTGAAGAGGATGTTAAGGGATCAACCGCAGGGTAAAGCCCTTTTGCAGCAATAGCTCGTTCCAATGAAATAACAGCATCTAAATGACCAAAGCTAGTCGCAACTCCGGGGTCTGTATAATCGTCTGCGGGAACATATATTGCTTGGAATGAGGTTATTGATCCTTTATTTGTAGATGTAATTCGCTCCTGTAAATCACCCATTTCTGTGCTCAAAGTCGGTTGATACCCTACAGCCGATGGCATCCGCCCAAGTAAAGCAGAGACTTCCATACCTGCCAGAATATATCGATATAGATTATCCACAAAAAGCAGAACATCTTGGTTCATTGTGTCACGAAAATACTCAGCCATAGTGAGTCCCGTCATAGCGATACGAAGGCGAACACCAGGAGGCTCATTCATTTGACCAAAAACCAGTACTGTACTGTTCAGTACTCCAGACTCATGCATTTCGTTCCAAAGGTCATTCCCTTCACGGGAACGCTCACCTACCCCTGCAAAAACTGAATACCCACTATGCTCTTCAGCAATATTACGAATCAATTCTTGAATGATCACGGTCTTTCCTACTCCAGCGCCTCCGTATGCACCAACTTTTCCACCTTTGGTAAATGGTGCGATAAGATCCAATGCCTTCACTCCGGTCTCAAGAACCTCAGTTGTCATACTTTGCTCTTCGTATGAAGGAGGGGCCCTATGTATAGACCAATGATCTTTAGAATCTACGGGGCCCAATCCATCCAAAGGTTCACCAACCACATTGAATAGACGCCCTAAACTGGGTTCTCCAACAGGAACAGAAATAGCAGAGCCTGTATCTCTTACGGCAGCCCCCCGAGTCAGTCCTTCGGTCGGCCCTAAAGCCAAGCAACGGACCCAGCTGTTTCCTACTTGCTGTTCTACCTCAAGCACTAATTTTTCACCAT is a genomic window of Dehalococcoidia bacterium containing:
- the atpD gene encoding F0F1 ATP synthase subunit beta, whose translation is MAEQSEGRVVQVIGTVVDVEFPPENLPGIYNALELESNGEKLVLEVEQQVGNSWVRCLALGPTEGLTRGAAVRDTGSAISVPVGEPSLGRLFNVVGEPLDGLGPVDSKDHWSIHRAPPSYEEQSMTTEVLETGVKALDLIAPFTKGGKVGAYGGAGVGKTVIIQELIRNIAEEHSGYSVFAGVGERSREGNDLWNEMHESGVLNSTVLVFGQMNEPPGVRLRIAMTGLTMAEYFRDTMNQDVLLFVDNLYRYILAGMEVSALLGRMPSAVGYQPTLSTEMGDLQERITSTNKGSITSFQAIYVPADDYTDPGVATSFGHLDAVISLERAIAAKGLYPAVDPLTSSSRILDPLIIGQEHYDTARGVQEVLQKYKDLQDIIAILGMEELSEDDKITVGRAQRIEQFLSQPFHVAEQFTGIDGRYVSIAETVRGFSEILAGKHDHIAVQDFNMVGGIDEVLQRHEERQKANAGARG